Within Bacillus solimangrovi, the genomic segment CACTTGGGGTCGACTACCGCAAGTGTAAATTTTTCATCTTAAAAAAACCTAAACTTTTTTAGAAACAGGAAGCCAAGGGTGTCCCCTGCACAAAGGGTTCATTTAACAATTAAGATAGTTAATGTAAATGATATACTTTAAAAGACATATAAGGTGTAACTGATATTTCCAGTTACACCTACGCCTTTGTTGTTCATTAAAACACTATTTAATATTTTTCTTTTACTTTTAGTACTGTTATCGATGCCAACCACAATAAGAGTACCGATTCCAAAAATAATTGCTCCAATTTTTCTTGTGTTCATTCCCCTTCTCTTCTCGAAATTCTTTTATTTGAGTTTCCATAAAGTTTACCAACACAATCCCAATAGTGTAAAAAACATTTTACACCTATAATTAAGTAAAAAGCATGACGATTCATTTATCAATCGTCATGCTTTTTAGTGTAATATTTACTATATTTTAATGATTTGCAATCCAAAAGAGAACCCCTTACTCATTTAGAGAGATGCCATCTTATTTATCTCAATTAAATACAAAACTAAGATTATTTTCTGACCATCCTAATTTTGCATCGAATACTTTATCACCTTTTTTAAATCCTTTGATTAAGTTCGTAGATTCATCATTCAATAACTTCTTTACATTTGATTGAGAAATGGTTTTGCCTAGAATTTTTTTGGAAATCGTAAAATCACAGTTTGTCTGCGTATACTTCGAACAACCATAAAATGAGCCTTTGTCAATAACTTTACCATCACACTTTTTACAATTTCCAATTGGTTTTCCAGTCGCTCTCTTTTTTTTCGAACTTGTTCGTTGAATTGATTTTATATCAACATGCTCAAATTTCCACGCCTGACTTTGTGATTTTGCATCTTCAATTAGTTTTTTTGTTAGTTTCTTGGCTTGTTCCATGAATTGTGTTGGTGATGCCTTTCCATGTCCAATCTCTCGTAATCGTTTTTCCCATTTCGCCGTCATTTCTGCTGATGATAGCACATTGCTCCCGACAGCTTCAATTAGTACTCTCCCTTTATCAAGTACATACACTTGATTTTTCTTCACTTCGATATATTTCCTTGCTTTCAACACATCAATAATGCCTGCACGCGTTGCCTCTGTACCTAATCCTTCGGTCTGATTTAGAACTTTACTGAGTTCACTGTCTTCTAACCGTTTTCCAACTGTCTTCATTAAAGTGATTAACTGACCTTCAGTATATCGCTTCGGTGGTTGTGTTTTGCCATCTTTAACTTCAGTGTGCTCAACGACTCCACTCTCACCTTGTTCAAGATTGGGTAAAAGCAAATCTTCCTCACCATTTTTTTTAAGTTTTGTATCTTGATAGATTACCTTGCGCCACCCCTGCTCGACGAGCTCTTTTCCCTTTGAAATAAATGTTGCACGTCCATCTACTAACGAATGAATCACAGTGTAGTTAAAGATGGCATTGTTATAGTGAGCAGCAATTAAACGTCGGATAATCAAGTCATATATTTTTTGTTCATCACCTGACAACTTACTTGGGTTTGTAACTTGCTCTGTTGGAATAATTGCGTAATGATCTGTAACCTTCTTTTCATTCACATAACGTTTATTATTCATGATGGAGTCAAAGGTTGTTGGAAAATATATTTGATATTCATTAAACTGGCTAAGCTTACTTAAGATATTTGGGAAACCCGCTGCTTCTTCTTTCGTTACAAAGGCGGAGTCACTTCTAGGATAAGAAATAATCCCTTTGACATATAATTTTTGAGCAACATCTAACGTTTTTTTAGGAGGGAACTTAAACAACTGATTAGCTGTAGCTTGAAGAGATGATAAGTTAAATAAGAATGGTGGGTTATATTCTTTTTTTTCTTTCACTACTTCTTTGACCTCGAAACGTTTGTTTTCACAAAAATGAGCAATTGCGTCAGCTTCCTTTTCATTTTTTATACGTGTTTCATTATCTTTATGCCATTTTCCAATATACGTTTTAGATTCAATATTAAAACTTGCAACAACTTCCCAAAAAGACTCTGATTTAAAATCCTCAATTTCTTTTTCTCGCTCTTCGATTAAAGCCAACGTAGGTGTTTGAACACGCCCTGTTGAAAACACATCCGAAATCCCTTTTTCTTGCAGAAGTAATGTATATACACGTGAAGCGTTCATCCCAACAAGCCAATCTGCACACGAACGACTTAACGCTTCATAATAAATCGGTCTTGTTTCTTCTTCACTCAATAAATTTTCAAATCCATTTTTCACTGAATTTGGTGTAAGCGAAGATATCCATAATCGTTCGATTGGTTTTTTATTGTGACATAATGATAAAATCGTTCGTACAATTGCTTCACCTTCACGCCCTGCATCACTAGCAATTATAATACTTCGTACACTTTGATTCTGAACAAGTTTTTTTACAACATTAAATTGTTTTCCTTTGCCACGTGTCACTTGATGTTGAAACTTATCAGGAAGAAGTGGTAACTGTTCTAACGACCATTTCTTCCATTGTGAATGATATTGTTCTGGTGGAACAAGTTCACATAAATGACCAATTGCCCACGTTAATAATGCTCCTTCTGGAAAGAAATCATTCGGTTTTATTTCTAAATAATCACCTTTTCGCTCATGTGAAAAAGGACTAGCTAACTTTAAACCCTGATCTGGTTTTTCCGCAATTATTAATTTCAAAACTTTCTAATCTCCTTGATCACTAAAATCGTTTCACTTTACAAGACATTTTAGCATACCTTTTCTAAAACAAGCTCTATTAACCCAGTTTTTAAACATTAATAAATGAATAAAATTAAATAATTGCAGAAAAAATAACCCGATTCTTTTTGCAATAGGGAGAACTAAGAATGATTATACGCTTGTTTAACTATAAATTGAATAAGGTAAACAAAGTCTTAATTTGACAGGTTTTATTACGATATATAGTTACTTACAATTTTTATTAATTGTTGTCATTAACATTTTTCTAACTAAAAATAAGAGAATTTAATATACAAAACAGAGTAACAATCGCCAATATGATGTTTTCGTTCTTCCTATGTTCCACAAATTATATATATAAACGTTACATTTTCCTAAAGATTCAACCAAAACAAAATGGTAATTATTACATAATAGTTAATTATTAAAAATCGTTTGGATCTTTCGTTTACAATATATTAAAATAAAATTATAACTTGATATAGGTGTGATATGAATGAAACAAATAATGTTCACCTTAACTGTCATCGGAATATTTATTATTAGTATTACCTTTACGATCAAAGTATTTATTCAACCTGTTCCACCTCTTCATGTTCAGGATGCTATGTCAAAACCACTAATAGGCTCAACATACTTCAGTATAATGAAAGATTTTGATGCCCGAACTAACATTTATGAAAAAAATAGCTCCAGTTCATTTTCTTCAGAAGTAATGAAAACCTCCATTAATTTTTTAGTAAAAGATGATGTCAATATCACTGCAATTGGCGATTCTCTCACCCAAGGTGTTGGAGATGAAACTAAAAATGGTGGTTATGTTGGCATATTAGAAAATATGTTATCCAATAATAAACAAGGTATAGTTATGAATATCGATAATTTTGGTAAACGAGGCAACCGAACTGATCAGTTGCTGAAACGGCTAGAACAAAAAGAACTAGTTAATTCCTTAAAAAAAGCAGATATTGTTCTAATAACTATCGGTGCAAACGATGTAATGAAAGTAGTCAAATCAAATTTTACTGAACTACAATATCATAATTTTATTAAAGCTCAGTCAGGTTATGAAAAACGACTACGTGATATATTTAATAAAGTTAACGAAATTAATTCAAATGCCAGCATTTATTTACTTGGGATATACAATCCTTTCGAAGAGTATTTTTCTAACATTCCTGAAATCGACACCATTATGAACGATTGGAATATTTTAAGTAGTAACATTACAGACGAATACGAAAATGTCACCTTTATCCCGATTGGAGACATCTTTTCAAAATCACGTGAAAATCTTCTTGCTGAAGATCAATTTCATCCCAATTTAAATGGCTATGCATTCATTGCTAAACGAGTATTTACGATTATTGAAGAAGACATCTCAAAAAATGAAATACAAAACCATTAGATATTTTTAGGTGATGTGACATGTTTAACATGAGAAATATTTGGAAAATCTCTTTTTTTCTTTTGCTTAGTTTTAACATATTTTTGCTATTTTGGATCATTACGCTTTTTTATTCAGATCCTGACAATTCAAACTTTACAAGTAAAAAAAACAAACATTATGCAGGGACAGAGTTTACAATATTATCAACAAAACAAAACTTAAATGAATTAATTAACAATTATTTAGATAATATATCTAATAATAACAACATTAAGTACACCGTTTTGATCGACAAGAACGTTCAACTCACAGGATCAATTGTTGCCTTCGATACAGAGATCCCTTTAACTGCTACATTCAACCCGATCGTACAACCTGATGGGGATCTTATACTTCAACAGGAATCAATCAAACTTGGTAATTTACATTTACCGAATCGCAATGTCTTGAAGTATGTTGCAGACAAATATCCTATGCCTGATTGGGTTCAAGTAGATCCAGAATCCGAAACTATTTATGTTGCTATAACGGAAATGGACACCAACAATAACTTTTATGTGAAAGCAAAAGAATTCAACTTATATCAAAATAACATTGCGTTTAGCATTACGATTCCTCAAGAAAAACTAAGCCTTGAGAAAAGGCTTTCAAACTTCTTCAATAAGTAATTAATCAACTACAGAAGTGAAACCACTTAAAACAATTTTTTCAGTTAATGACACCCCTTGATTACTATGTCAATTAAGGGGTACTCTTTTTTATCAATTTGCAGTTTTCAATTTTGAGTTATCTTCTACTTAAAGTACTACCATCTATCATTAAGCACACTTCAAATTATTATATTAAAGTTTATTTTATGATTCTCAGCCACTGTTCTCAATAATAAAGTATGGAGAACTTAAATACGTTTAACGAGTAACTCAAAAAGTGCTATAGGAATACCTGTAAAAGAATAGCTACTTGACCTTAGGCTAGATTCAGACTAGTCCTATATAATAAATTTGAATGAATTCAGTTTACACTATAGTAAATAAAGAACATAAAATCTCATAGGTCCATCGTCTATATGTAACAGAACAAACCTGACCTCATCTCATTTACAAAATGCCTTAGATGTTGCAACTATGCGAAGTAGTAATAATATCATTGTTTCTGCATGAAAAAATATAATCAGGATTGCTCTCCATTTATATAACCACAGATGATCTTAGACACACTGTTGTTGAACTAGCTTTATTAGTTCATATACTTTATTTAAACAGTATCTAGATCATAATTTTTTCAGAAGGCTTACACTATTTAATTATTAGTTTTTTTCTAAATGTTACTAAAAAATTAATCTGAACAAATATTCGCTGGAATGGATGTTCCACACTTATTTCCTAGAAAGAAATTATTATCTTCGTCATTAATATCCGTAATAACATTTTTCATTACCCAATTCAAAAGAATGTCGTTAGCAGTAGAATTTGAGTCAAGAAAAATGCCGTTGCCACCATTACGATTAATTATATTTTCTCGAATTGTATTTGCAGTGCTGTTTTCAAAATTTATCCCATCATTATCATTTCTTACAATTTTATTTTTTTCAATACTATTATTTTGAGCTTCATTTAAAAATT encodes:
- a CDS encoding DNA topoisomerase III, with protein sequence MKLIIAEKPDQGLKLASPFSHERKGDYLEIKPNDFFPEGALLTWAIGHLCELVPPEQYHSQWKKWSLEQLPLLPDKFQHQVTRGKGKQFNVVKKLVQNQSVRSIIIASDAGREGEAIVRTILSLCHNKKPIERLWISSLTPNSVKNGFENLLSEEETRPIYYEALSRSCADWLVGMNASRVYTLLLQEKGISDVFSTGRVQTPTLALIEEREKEIEDFKSESFWEVVASFNIESKTYIGKWHKDNETRIKNEKEADAIAHFCENKRFEVKEVVKEKKEYNPPFLFNLSSLQATANQLFKFPPKKTLDVAQKLYVKGIISYPRSDSAFVTKEEAAGFPNILSKLSQFNEYQIYFPTTFDSIMNNKRYVNEKKVTDHYAIIPTEQVTNPSKLSGDEQKIYDLIIRRLIAAHYNNAIFNYTVIHSLVDGRATFISKGKELVEQGWRKVIYQDTKLKKNGEEDLLLPNLEQGESGVVEHTEVKDGKTQPPKRYTEGQLITLMKTVGKRLEDSELSKVLNQTEGLGTEATRAGIIDVLKARKYIEVKKNQVYVLDKGRVLIEAVGSNVLSSAEMTAKWEKRLREIGHGKASPTQFMEQAKKLTKKLIEDAKSQSQAWKFEHVDIKSIQRTSSKKKRATGKPIGNCKKCDGKVIDKGSFYGCSKYTQTNCDFTISKKILGKTISQSNVKKLLNDESTNLIKGFKKGDKVFDAKLGWSENNLSFVFN
- a CDS encoding SGNH/GDSL hydrolase family protein, with amino-acid sequence MKQIMFTLTVIGIFIISITFTIKVFIQPVPPLHVQDAMSKPLIGSTYFSIMKDFDARTNIYEKNSSSSFSSEVMKTSINFLVKDDVNITAIGDSLTQGVGDETKNGGYVGILENMLSNNKQGIVMNIDNFGKRGNRTDQLLKRLEQKELVNSLKKADIVLITIGANDVMKVVKSNFTELQYHNFIKAQSGYEKRLRDIFNKVNEINSNASIYLLGIYNPFEEYFSNIPEIDTIMNDWNILSSNITDEYENVTFIPIGDIFSKSRENLLAEDQFHPNLNGYAFIAKRVFTIIEEDISKNEIQNH
- a CDS encoding YpmS family protein, whose translation is MFNMRNIWKISFFLLLSFNIFLLFWIITLFYSDPDNSNFTSKKNKHYAGTEFTILSTKQNLNELINNYLDNISNNNNIKYTVLIDKNVQLTGSIVAFDTEIPLTATFNPIVQPDGDLILQQESIKLGNLHLPNRNVLKYVADKYPMPDWVQVDPESETIYVAITEMDTNNNFYVKAKEFNLYQNNIAFSITIPQEKLSLEKRLSNFFNK